Proteins encoded within one genomic window of Cucumis sativus cultivar 9930 chromosome 3, Cucumber_9930_V3, whole genome shotgun sequence:
- the LOC101222015 gene encoding uncharacterized protein At4g08330, chloroplastic, which yields MASIYSCTECGTNLNLNSTHLFPPDFYFEAGNKGTLSFSFIDSTKFRLEKEDKLRPFFETLNYWGIQRKRTKLKCNSCGHLVGYVYDDGPPLTDSPGQFHFGPSQVIPRAPRYRFKIKALRITSES from the coding sequence ATGGCTTCCATCTATTCCTGTACAGAATGCGGAACTAATCTCAATCTCAATTCCACTCATCTCTTCCCGCCTGATTTCTATTTCGAGGCCGGAAACAAGGGAACCCTTTCGTTTTCCTTCATCGACTCCACCAAGTTCCGTCTCGAGAAAGAGGACAAGCTCCGACCATTCTTCGAGACTCTCAACTATTGGGGAATCCAGCGTAAACGGACCAAGCTCAAGTGCAACTCATGTGGGCATCTTGTCGGCTATGTTTACGATGATGGCCCCCCTCTTACTGATAGTCCAGGTCAGTTCCACTTCGGACCTAGCCAAGTTATTCCCCGAGCTCCTAGGTACAGATTCAAGATCAAGGCTCTTCGGATTACCTCAGAGAGTTGA